CGAGGTCGTCGGCTCCAATGCCTTCGGCGTCGAGGAGTTCGAGGGCCGGCGGCGGCATGCGATGGAGATCTACTTCGAGCTGGTGGCGAGCGGGAGGATCGACGTGACGCCCGTCATCACGCACCGCTTCGCGCTCGACGACTACCGCCGGGCGTTCCTCGCCTGCGCGGAGCAGGGAGCTTCGGGGGCGGTGAAGGTGCTCTTCACGTACGGCGATGGTGGAACGGGAGGCGGTCGCCACTGAGCTGGTCCGGCGGCTGCGCGCCGCCGGTCACGAGGCGTACCTCGCGGGCGGGTGCGTCCGGGACCGGCTGCTCGGCCGCGAGCCGCTCGACTACGACATCGCGACGAGCGCGCCGCCCGAGACCGTGCAGGCGCTCTTCCCACGCACCGTCCCCGTCGGCGCCCAGTTCGGCGTCGTGCTGGTCATCGCCGACGGCATGCCGGTCGAGGTCGCGACCTTCCGCTCCGACGCGGCCTACGTCGACGGGCGGCGGCCGAGCGCCGTCCACTTCGGCTCGGCGCGCGAGGACGCGCGCCGCCGCGACTTCACGATCAACGCGCTGTTCCTCGACCCGCTGACCGGCGAGGTGGTCGACTTCGTCGGCGGGCAGGCGGACCTGCGGGCCGGCATCATCCGCGCCATCGGCGATCCCCGCGCCCGGATCGCCGAGGACCGCCTCCGCATGCTGCGTGCCATCCGGCTCGCCGCCCGGCTCGACTTCACGATCGAGCCCCTGACCCTCGAGGCGATCCGCGCCGCCGCCGCCACGGTGACCGACATGGCGGCCGAGCGCATCGGGGACGAGGTCGTCAAGATCCTCACCGAAGGCGCGGCGCGCCGGGGCTTCGAGCTGCTGGCCGCGACGAGCCTCCTCACCGCGGTGCTCCCCGAGGTGGCCCGCATGCAGGGGATCGAGCAGTCGCCGGACTACCACCCCGAAGGCGACGTGTTCCGCCATACGCTGCTCGCCATCGAGCAGCTCCCCGCCGGCGTGAGCGAGACCCTCGCGCTCGGCCTTCTCCTTCACGACGTCGGCAAGCCGGTCACCGCCGCCCGTCGCGACAACCGCATCACCTTCTACGGCCACACCACGGTGGGCGCCGAGCTGGCGGTCGCGATCTGCCAGCGCCTGCGGCGCAGCCGCGCGACCTGGGAACGCGTCGCGTATCTGGTGACCAACCACCTGCGCCTCGTCGACGCCCCCGAGATGCGGCTCTCCACGTTGAAACGGCTGTTGCGGCACGAGGGGTTCGACGAGCTGCTCGCGCTCGCGCGCATGGACGCGCTCGCGTCCAACCGCGATCTCCGCTACGTCGAGTTCTGCGCGCAGCGGCGTGCCGAGCTGGCGCGCGAGGAGATCCGCCCGCCCCGGCTCCTCGGCGGGGACGACCTGATCGACCTCGGCTATCAGCCCGGGCCGCGCCTCGGGGAGATCCTGCGCGCGCTCGAGGAGGCGCAGCTCGAGGGCGAGGTCACGAGCCGGGTCGAGGCGGAGCGGTTCGTGCGCAGCCGCTTCCCGCCGTGAGCCGAGCGCCTAGCGGAGGCCCTGAAGGTAGCGGAGCAGCAGCCGGACGCCGAACCCCGTGCCGCCGCGGGGCGCGTACGGGAGGTCCTTGTCGGTGAAGGCCGGTCCGGCGATGTCGAGATGGGCCCAGCGCACCCCTTCGACGAACTCCGCCAGGAAGAGCGCGCCGATGATCGTGCCCGCGTCGCCGCCGCCCACGTTCCGGAGATCGGCCACCGGGCTCTTCAGGTCCTCGCGGTACTCGGGCACCAGAGGCAGCTGCCAGAGCGGCTCGCCGGCGGCCCGGCCGGCGGCGACCAGCTGGTCGACGAGCCGCTGGTCGTTGCCGAGCACACCGGCGTAGAGCGTGCCGAGCGCCACGCGCGCCGCCCCCGTCAGCGTCGCGAGGTCGATGACGGCATCGGGCTGCGCGCGGCAGGCGAGCGCGAGCGCGTCGGCGAGCACGAGGCGGCCCTCGGCGTCGGTGTTGAGGACCTCCACCGTCTTGCCGTTCGCGTACCGGATCACGTCGCCCGGCTTCTGGGCGCGCCCGCCCGGCAGGTTCTCGCTGGCCGGGACGTAGCCGGTCACGTCGACTGGAAGCCCGAGCTCGGCCGCGGCCGCCACGGCCCCGATGACCGTCGCGCCGCCCGCCATGTCGTACTTCATCGTCTCCATGGCCTTCGGCGGCTTGAGCGAGAGTCCTCCGGAATCGAAGGTGATGGCCTTGCCGACGAGCGCGACGCGCGCGCGCGCGTCGCTGGCGGCGTAGTGCAGCTTCACGAAGCGCGGCTCCTCGCGGCTGCCGCGCGCCACGGCGAGCAGGCCGGCCAGGTTCTCGCGTGCGATGCGCTTCTCGTCCCAGACCTCGACCTCGAGTCGCGGCACCCCGTTCGCGAGCTCCTCCGCCTGGGCGGCGAGGTAGCGCGGCGTGGCGACCGACGCGGGCTCGTTCACCAGGTCGCGCACGCGCAGCACATGCGGCACCACCGTCTCGACGCTCCGCAGAGCGGCGCGGGCCGCGGCGGCCGGTGGGATCGGATCGCCGACGAGCAGGAGGCGGTCGACCCGCCCGCGGTCGGTGCGCTCCGACTTGTAGCGGTCGAAGCGATAGCCGGCGAGCAGGAACCCTTCCGCAGCCGCCGTGATCACCTCGGCGTCGCCGGCGGGCCAGCCGAGGTGGATCGCGACCCGGCGGGCACCTTGCCGCTCGGCTTCGCGGCGGGCCCGCGCCCCGAGCCGGCGCCACACGTCGCCGCTCGCCGGTCCGCGTCCGAGCCCCATCAGCGCGATCGCTCGGTTCCGTGCCCCGTCGGCCTGATGCACCAGGGCATCGTCGGGTCGCCCGCGGAAGGCGACCGCGGCCGCGCGCCGCCGGAGGACCCTCGCCAGGGCGCGGTCGAGTCCTTGGAGCGCGCGTCCGATCTCGCCCTCGGCGGCGGGGAGGACGAGCAGGTCGGCGGCGGCCACGTCGGGCCCGCCGCGCCGGAGCTGGAGGGCGATCATGCCTTGAAGGTCTTCTTGGCGAGGTAGAAGATCGCCGCCCCGGCGCCGGCATAGGCGAGGATGCCCTCGACCAGGCCGAGCCCCGTGGTGAGGGCAAAGACCAGGGCAACGAGCGCCGTCCCGATCACGGCCACGGTCCGCTCGATGTGCTCCTCCCGGGCGCGCGCCGCTTCCACGTGCCGCGCGACCTCGGCGCCGCATGCCGGACAGCGTCCGGCGGGCTTGCGGACGAGCCGCGCCCCGCAGCCCGGACAGACGATCTTCAGGCGCAGGGGCACGCCGGCACTCTAGCGCATCCCGGCGGACAAAAACAAAAAGGGCGGGAGCTGAAACCCAGCTCCCGCCCTACCAACCGCCACCCCTCAGTCGTCGCCGCTCGCCTGCCGCAGCTCGCCGCGCTCGTCGTCCGTGCGCAAGGCGACGACGCGCTTCTCGCCCTGGCCGCGCCGCGCACGCTCCTTCCACGCGTGCAAGCCGCGCCGCACGTACTCCGAGTCGATGTCGAGCACGTCGCAGATGTTCTCGAACGAGAAGAGCCAGGTGCGATCGCGATCCTCGATCCACTCCTCCGCCTCGCGGAACAGCTGCTGGCCGCGCGTCTCCTGCGCCGCGGCCTGCTTCCGGTACACGTCCACCGCATCCTCCAGCACGGCGATCATCAGGCGCCGTTCGCCGTCGTGCTCTACCCGGCGGCGGACGCGATCGAAGTACTGGGACGGCAAGAGCGTATCGGGCTGGAACAGCCCGCCGAGCCGCTCCTCGGCCGTGTGATCACGTTCCTTCATGGCTTTCCGAGCCAATTGTAACACCGATGGTGGCGAATGGTCGTGACGGTGCGTTCCTACAACCGTGAGTTAGACGATGCCGCGGATGTCGTATTCAAGGGCGTGGGTACGGCATCCGCTGGCACCGGAGGCCGCCGGACGTCGGCGATCGTCGTGTTTTCGAAGAGATCCATCACGCGCCGCTGGCCCTCACGCCACACCCGGTTCATGCCGCAGGCGCCGAGCAGGAAGCAGTCCGGGTGCTCTCCCACGCAGACGTTGAGCGAGATCGGCCCCTCCACCGCCTCGATCACGTCCCGGAAGGTGACCCGATCGGCTGGGCGGGCGAGCACGTATCCTCCGTGCGGTCCGCGCCGCGAGCGGACGAGCCCCTTGTGGATCAGCTCGCGGACGATCTTCTCGAGAAACTGGCGCGGGACCCGCTCCCGGGCCGCGATCTCGGCGACCGAGCACGCACGGTCGCTGGTCTCCTCGTTGGCGAGGTGAATGACCGCGCGGAGCGCGTAGTCGATCTTCCGGCTCACCTGCATGATCGCCATGGCCGAACCCTCCTATGATTCCCGCTGGTCCAC
This is a stretch of genomic DNA from Deltaproteobacteria bacterium. It encodes these proteins:
- a CDS encoding leucyl aminopeptidase, which encodes MRRRGRAARGSGARPGGAHRADRGRDRDGARCPGLCPHHGARPGRGHPRLCRRRGGDLLPRQEDLQGMIALQLRRGGPDVAAADLLVLPAAEGEIGRALQGLDRALARVLRRRAAAVAFRGRPDDALVHQADGARNRAIALMGLGRGPASGDVWRRLGARARREAERQGARRVAIHLGWPAGDAEVITAAAEGFLLAGYRFDRYKSERTDRGRVDRLLLVGDPIPPAAAARAALRSVETVVPHVLRVRDLVNEPASVATPRYLAAQAEELANGVPRLEVEVWDEKRIARENLAGLLAVARGSREEPRFVKLHYAASDARARVALVGKAITFDSGGLSLKPPKAMETMKYDMAGGATVIGAVAAAAELGLPVDVTGYVPASENLPGGRAQKPGDVIRYANGKTVEVLNTDAEGRLVLADALALACRAQPDAVIDLATLTGAARVALGTLYAGVLGNDQRLVDQLVAAGRAAGEPLWQLPLVPEYREDLKSPVADLRNVGGGDAGTIIGALFLAEFVEGVRWAHLDIAGPAFTDKDLPYAPRGGTGFGVRLLLRYLQGLR
- a CDS encoding Rrf2 family transcriptional regulator — translated: MAIMQVSRKIDYALRAVIHLANEETSDRACSVAEIAARERVPRQFLEKIVRELIHKGLVRSRRGPHGGYVLARPADRVTFRDVIEAVEGPISLNVCVGEHPDCFLLGACGMNRVWREGQRRVMDLFENTTIADVRRPPVPADAVPTPLNTTSAASSNSRL
- a CDS encoding CCA tRNA nucleotidyltransferase, whose protein sequence is MVEREAVATELVRRLRAAGHEAYLAGGCVRDRLLGREPLDYDIATSAPPETVQALFPRTVPVGAQFGVVLVIADGMPVEVATFRSDAAYVDGRRPSAVHFGSAREDARRRDFTINALFLDPLTGEVVDFVGGQADLRAGIIRAIGDPRARIAEDRLRMLRAIRLAARLDFTIEPLTLEAIRAAAATVTDMAAERIGDEVVKILTEGAARRGFELLAATSLLTAVLPEVARMQGIEQSPDYHPEGDVFRHTLLAIEQLPAGVSETLALGLLLHDVGKPVTAARRDNRITFYGHTTVGAELAVAICQRLRRSRATWERVAYLVTNHLRLVDAPEMRLSTLKRLLRHEGFDELLALARMDALASNRDLRYVEFCAQRRAELAREEIRPPRLLGGDDLIDLGYQPGPRLGEILRALEEAQLEGEVTSRVEAERFVRSRFPP